In Streptomyces sp. NBC_00704, a genomic segment contains:
- a CDS encoding winged helix-turn-helix domain-containing protein, producing MATTRTLSSAPALPAAAPAGAARHRLRAVDRDEVVDVADFLPPGATWLPAPQHTLPALPGRPPMVGYLVLVPADRQPPFLPVAVPERPAADEAGPDGHPLVRIDTVQRTAEVDGRRLDLTYLEFELLAHLVAHPNRVHTRDQLVTTVWGYGHVGDGRTVDVHIARLRRKLGAQHRQSIQTVRRVGYKYTPPVTR from the coding sequence ATGGCGACCACCCGTACCCTCTCCTCCGCTCCCGCCCTCCCCGCCGCCGCCCCGGCCGGCGCCGCCCGTCACCGGCTGCGCGCCGTCGACCGGGACGAGGTGGTCGACGTCGCGGACTTCCTGCCGCCCGGCGCGACCTGGCTGCCCGCCCCCCAGCACACCCTGCCCGCCCTGCCGGGCCGGCCGCCGATGGTCGGCTACCTGGTGCTCGTGCCCGCCGACCGGCAGCCGCCGTTCCTGCCCGTGGCAGTGCCGGAGCGGCCCGCGGCCGACGAGGCCGGGCCCGACGGACACCCGCTCGTGCGGATCGACACCGTGCAGCGCACCGCCGAGGTGGACGGGCGCCGACTCGACCTCACCTACCTGGAGTTCGAACTGCTCGCGCACCTCGTGGCGCACCCGAACCGGGTGCACACCCGCGACCAGCTCGTCACCACCGTGTGGGGCTACGGCCACGTCGGCGACGGCCGCACGGTCGACGTCCACATCGCCCGGCTGCGCCGCAAGCTGGGCGCCCAGCACCGTCAGTCCATCCAGACGGTGCGCCGCGTCGGCTACAAGTACACCCCGCCGGTCACCCGCTGA
- a CDS encoding NAD-dependent epimerase/dehydratase family protein — MRLLVLGGTEFAGRAVVEAALARGWDVTVLNRGRQAAAPGVRSLTGDRTAPGGLAALDAPGEGDWDAVVDTWSAAPRAVHEAARLLRGRARRYVYVSSCSVYAWAPPAGYTEDAPVVEGAAPDAGQSDYARDKRGGELAALDGFGERDSVLVRAGLLLGPYENVGRLPWWLTRIARGGPVLAPGPHDLPLQYVDVRDLAGWILGAVEQELSGPYNLMSPQGHTTMGGLLEACVRATGSDAELRWTAPRTVLDAGIEPWTELPVWVPPGTDLHDALHAADVSRAVAAGLVCRPVGETVADTWSWLASIGGVAPQRPDRPRRTLDPEVEAKVLAAGGGAGTGGVSGTTS; from the coding sequence ATGAGACTTCTGGTGCTGGGCGGAACGGAGTTCGCGGGACGGGCCGTCGTGGAGGCGGCCCTCGCACGCGGCTGGGACGTGACGGTCCTCAACCGGGGACGGCAGGCCGCCGCCCCCGGCGTCCGGTCGCTGACCGGCGACCGGACCGCGCCCGGCGGCCTGGCCGCGCTCGACGCCCCCGGCGAAGGCGACTGGGACGCCGTCGTCGACACGTGGTCGGCGGCCCCGCGCGCGGTGCACGAGGCGGCGCGGCTGCTGCGCGGCCGCGCCCGCCGGTACGTATACGTCTCCAGCTGCTCGGTGTACGCGTGGGCCCCACCCGCCGGGTACACCGAGGACGCGCCGGTCGTCGAGGGCGCCGCGCCCGACGCCGGGCAGAGCGACTACGCGCGGGACAAGCGCGGCGGCGAACTGGCCGCCCTCGACGGATTCGGCGAGCGCGACAGCGTCCTCGTACGGGCCGGGCTGCTCCTCGGTCCGTACGAGAACGTGGGCCGGCTGCCCTGGTGGCTGACCCGGATCGCCCGCGGCGGCCCGGTCCTCGCGCCCGGCCCGCACGACCTGCCCCTGCAGTACGTCGACGTCCGCGACCTCGCCGGGTGGATCCTGGGCGCGGTCGAGCAGGAGCTGAGCGGGCCGTACAACCTGATGAGCCCGCAGGGCCACACGACGATGGGCGGGCTGCTGGAGGCGTGCGTGCGGGCCACCGGCTCGGACGCCGAACTGCGCTGGACGGCGCCGCGGACCGTGCTCGACGCGGGCATCGAGCCGTGGACCGAGCTGCCCGTGTGGGTGCCGCCGGGCACCGACCTGCACGACGCCCTGCACGCGGCCGACGTCTCGCGGGCGGTCGCCGCGGGGCTCGTCTGCCGTCCGGTCGGGGAGACCGTCGCCGACACCTGGAGCTGGCTGGCGTCGATCGGCGGCGTCGCGCCCCAGCGTCCCGACCGGCCCCGCAGGACGCTGGACCCGGAGGTCGAGGCGAAGGTCCTCGCGGCGGGCGGCGGCGCGGGCACGGGGGGTGTATCTGGCACCACCTCCTGA
- a CDS encoding sensor histidine kinase produces the protein MNANTQSGSMGTQARAAALASGRSLLLALVCLPEAILCYTVAVVSIALVPVVGVGLVTTPWALTWVRSFADRRRALAEKWCGIRIPSAYRPVPRDAKPWVRASAMLRDPATWRDLRWLLVDMTAGYFTALLPAALALYAVEGFALAAGMWRVYRNATGDTYWYGFVPVTDQASAFGAAALACVLLALAYFHTPRLLTNHFRLTRSLLAPSQAELTERVRVLTETRRDAVDSSAAELRRIERDLHDGAQARLVAMGMDLGTVEMLVDKNPEKAKELLAQARRSSAEALGELRDLVRGIHPPVLAERGLGDAVRALALRLPIATEVEVELPGRAQAPVESAAYFAVSEALTNAVKHSGADRIWVDLRHSDGSLRISVTDNGRGGAVIGAGSGLTGLERRLGTFDGVLAVGSPAGGPTMVTMEIPCVLS, from the coding sequence ATGAACGCCAACACGCAAAGCGGCAGCATGGGCACGCAGGCCCGGGCGGCGGCGCTCGCCTCCGGCCGGTCCCTCCTCCTGGCCCTGGTCTGCCTGCCCGAGGCCATCCTGTGCTACACGGTCGCCGTCGTCTCGATCGCGCTCGTCCCGGTCGTGGGGGTCGGGCTGGTCACGACGCCGTGGGCGCTCACCTGGGTGCGGTCCTTCGCCGACCGGCGCCGGGCCCTCGCGGAGAAGTGGTGCGGCATACGCATCCCGTCCGCCTACCGGCCGGTGCCGCGGGACGCGAAGCCGTGGGTGCGCGCGTCCGCGATGCTCCGGGACCCGGCGACCTGGCGTGATCTGCGGTGGCTGCTGGTCGACATGACGGCCGGATACTTCACCGCGCTGCTGCCGGCCGCGCTGGCCCTCTACGCGGTGGAGGGCTTCGCGCTGGCGGCGGGGATGTGGCGGGTGTACCGCAACGCGACCGGCGACACCTACTGGTACGGCTTCGTGCCGGTCACCGACCAGGCGTCGGCCTTCGGCGCGGCGGCCCTGGCCTGCGTGCTCCTGGCGCTCGCCTACTTCCACACCCCGCGCCTGCTGACGAACCACTTCCGCCTCACCCGGTCCTTGCTCGCCCCCAGCCAGGCCGAACTGACCGAGCGCGTAAGGGTGTTGACCGAGACCCGGCGGGACGCCGTGGACTCCTCCGCCGCCGAGCTGCGTCGCATCGAGCGGGATCTGCACGACGGCGCCCAGGCCCGGCTGGTGGCGATGGGCATGGATCTCGGAACCGTCGAGATGCTCGTCGACAAGAACCCCGAGAAGGCCAAGGAACTCCTCGCGCAGGCCCGCCGGTCGTCCGCCGAGGCGCTCGGCGAACTGCGCGACCTGGTGCGCGGCATCCATCCGCCGGTGCTGGCCGAGCGCGGACTGGGCGACGCGGTGCGGGCGCTGGCGCTGCGGCTGCCCATCGCGACGGAGGTCGAGGTGGAGCTGCCGGGCCGGGCGCAGGCGCCGGTGGAGTCGGCCGCCTACTTCGCGGTGAGCGAGGCGCTCACCAACGCCGTCAAGCACTCCGGCGCCGACCGGATCTGGGTGGACCTGCGGCACTCGGACGGCAGTCTGCGGATCTCGGTCACCGACAACGGCAGGGGCGGCGCGGTGATCGGGGCGGGCTCGGGCCTGACCGGACTCGAACGGCGGCTCGGTACATTCGACGGTGTCCTGGCCGTCGGCTCGCCCGCCGGCGGTCCCACCATGGTGACCATGGAGATCCCTTGCGTGTTGTCCTAG
- a CDS encoding response regulator transcription factor, whose product MRVVLAEDLFLLRDGLVRLLEAYDFEIAAAVESGPELERALAELEPDVAVVDVRLPPTHTDEGLQCALEARRRRPGLPVLVLSQHVEQLYARELLADGSGGVGYLLKDRVFDAEQFVDAVRRVAAGGTAMDPQVIQQLLARRANDGRGPVDRLTPREREVLELMAQGRSNGAIAGSLVVTERAVAKHTANIFVKLGLEVSDDDNRRVLAVLAYLDRGL is encoded by the coding sequence TTGCGTGTTGTCCTAGCCGAAGACCTCTTCCTGTTGCGGGACGGTCTCGTCCGGCTGCTGGAGGCCTACGACTTCGAGATCGCCGCCGCCGTCGAGTCCGGGCCCGAACTGGAGCGGGCCCTCGCCGAACTGGAGCCGGACGTCGCCGTCGTCGACGTCCGGCTCCCGCCCACGCACACGGACGAGGGGCTTCAGTGCGCGCTGGAGGCCCGCCGCAGGCGGCCGGGGCTTCCGGTGCTCGTGCTCTCCCAGCACGTCGAGCAGCTGTACGCGCGCGAGCTGCTCGCCGACGGCAGCGGCGGGGTCGGCTACCTGCTGAAGGACCGGGTCTTCGACGCGGAGCAGTTCGTGGACGCGGTGCGGCGGGTCGCCGCGGGCGGCACGGCGATGGACCCGCAGGTGATCCAGCAGTTGCTGGCGCGGCGGGCCAACGACGGCCGCGGGCCGGTGGACCGGCTCACCCCGCGCGAACGGGAGGTGCTGGAGCTGATGGCGCAGGGCAGGTCGAACGGGGCGATCGCGGGCAGCCTGGTGGTCACCGAGCGGGCCGTCGCCAAACACACCGCGAACATTTTCGTGAAGCTGGGCCTGGAGGTCTCGGACGACGACAACCGCAGGGTGCTGGCGGTTCTGGCCTATCTGGACCGAGGTCTGTGA
- a CDS encoding DUF1996 domain-containing protein — protein MGRNTRKRRSSMATKAVAASAALALGGGGLIWANFYASAHESNSSGQNETKAANAAVQVATISCPDVGQKLTSVPNGAKQGVASELANLDKQITEAYARLASTRQAQAGDPGFVQNAIVGPLKEKRGATIDRIRINIQRSGGQFDNSLSQLAACTTQAANNANAGQQNGGQQNGGQQQGGQQNNGGQQNGGQNNGGQNNGGQQNGGQNNGGQQQGGNGGQGGNGPVASDFVDITKVQANVKAKPRKNNRASNGTFTASCGVNANKNFNTDNVIVAPGVTNGAHHTHDYVGNQKINAFSSNNTFLQGGTSCSNKSDLSSYYWPVLRLQNGTQEFDQNRDGGGKEGNVGKILTAKQAEIKYVGSPKSKVVAMPQFLRIITGDAKTTTNGLANANAHWSCTGFENKVQLTEQYPICPKGSSVVRSFAFQSCWDGKNADSANHRSHVAFADANGNCQNGFKAIPQLTMRLVYDVPAPVIQNGQVKNAYAVDGFPEQLHKPSTDHDDFISITKNNLANKIASCINRGQRCQ, from the coding sequence ATGGGACGCAACACACGTAAACGCCGTTCGTCGATGGCCACGAAGGCCGTGGCAGCATCGGCGGCCCTAGCGCTCGGTGGGGGCGGGCTGATCTGGGCGAACTTCTACGCTTCGGCGCACGAGTCGAACAGCTCGGGCCAGAACGAGACCAAGGCCGCCAACGCGGCCGTGCAGGTCGCCACCATCTCCTGCCCGGACGTGGGGCAGAAGCTGACGAGCGTGCCCAACGGGGCCAAGCAGGGCGTCGCGAGCGAGCTGGCCAACCTCGACAAGCAGATCACCGAGGCCTACGCCCGGCTCGCCTCCACCCGCCAGGCCCAGGCCGGTGACCCCGGCTTCGTGCAGAACGCGATCGTCGGCCCCCTCAAGGAGAAGCGGGGCGCGACGATCGACCGGATCCGCATCAACATCCAGCGTTCGGGCGGCCAGTTCGACAACTCGCTGAGCCAGCTCGCGGCCTGCACCACGCAGGCGGCGAACAACGCGAACGCCGGTCAGCAGAACGGCGGCCAGCAGAACGGCGGCCAGCAGCAGGGCGGCCAGCAGAACAACGGCGGTCAGCAGAACGGCGGCCAGAACAACGGCGGCCAGAACAACGGCGGCCAGCAGAACGGCGGCCAGAACAACGGCGGCCAGCAGCAGGGCGGCAACGGCGGGCAGGGCGGCAACGGTCCCGTCGCCTCGGACTTCGTCGACATCACGAAGGTCCAGGCGAACGTCAAGGCCAAGCCCCGCAAGAACAACCGTGCCTCGAACGGCACGTTCACCGCCTCCTGCGGCGTGAACGCGAACAAGAACTTCAACACCGACAACGTGATCGTGGCGCCGGGCGTGACCAACGGCGCGCACCACACGCACGACTACGTCGGCAACCAGAAGATCAACGCGTTCTCCAGCAACAACACGTTCCTTCAGGGCGGCACCAGCTGCTCGAACAAGAGCGACCTGTCGTCCTACTACTGGCCGGTGCTGCGTCTGCAGAACGGCACCCAGGAGTTCGACCAGAACCGGGACGGCGGTGGCAAGGAAGGCAACGTCGGCAAGATCCTGACCGCCAAGCAGGCGGAGATCAAGTACGTCGGCAGCCCGAAGAGCAAGGTCGTCGCGATGCCGCAGTTCCTGCGGATCATCACCGGTGACGCCAAGACCACCACCAACGGCCTGGCGAACGCCAACGCGCACTGGAGCTGCACCGGCTTCGAGAACAAGGTGCAGCTGACCGAGCAGTACCCGATCTGCCCCAAGGGCAGCAGCGTGGTCCGCTCGTTCGCCTTCCAGAGCTGCTGGGACGGCAAGAACGCCGACAGCGCCAACCACCGTTCGCACGTGGCCTTCGCCGACGCCAACGGCAACTGCCAGAACGGCTTCAAGGCGATCCCGCAGCTGACGATGCGCCTCGTCTACGACGTTCCCGCGCCGGTCATCCAGAACGGACAGGTGAAGAACGCCTACGCGGTCGACGGCTTCCCGGAGCAGCTCCACAAGCCGTCCACCGACCACGACGACTTCATCAGCATCACCAAGAACAACCTGGCGAACAAGATCGCCAGCTGCATCAACCGCGGCCAGCGCTGCCAGTGA
- a CDS encoding tetratricopeptide repeat protein, with product MNHDWEDRVSAAWASFDDYPEARAADFRALIDALVAELPGDSPLGLFERACAWDSTGHSDRAAPLYREALARGLSDVSGYKGRRAKIQLSSSLRNIGRAQEGVELLTPELTAPSDELDDAVRATLALCLSSLGRDREGLSLVLGALAPHLPRYQRSMAHYARALVTD from the coding sequence GTGAACCATGACTGGGAAGACCGCGTGAGCGCCGCCTGGGCCTCTTTCGACGACTACCCGGAGGCGAGGGCGGCGGACTTCCGGGCGCTGATCGACGCGCTCGTCGCCGAACTGCCCGGCGACAGCCCGCTGGGACTGTTCGAGCGGGCCTGCGCCTGGGACTCCACCGGCCACTCGGACCGGGCGGCCCCGCTCTACCGCGAGGCGCTCGCCCGCGGCCTGAGCGACGTCAGCGGCTACAAGGGCAGACGCGCCAAGATCCAGCTCTCCAGCTCGCTGCGCAACATCGGCCGCGCCCAGGAGGGCGTCGAGCTGCTGACCCCCGAACTGACGGCGCCCTCCGACGAACTGGACGACGCCGTGCGCGCCACGCTGGCCCTGTGCCTGTCGAGCCTCGGCCGGGACCGCGAGGGCCTGTCCCTGGTGCTCGGCGCCCTGGCCCCTCATCTGCCGCGCTACCAGCGCTCGATGGCCCACTACGCCCGCGCGCTCGTCACCGACTGA
- a CDS encoding TetR/AcrR family transcriptional regulator, with the protein MTTGVRRRMGVEERRQQLIGVALELFAQRSPDEVSIDEIAAAAGISRPLVYHYFPGKLSLYEAALKRASEDLASRFTEPHEGPLGARLLRVMHRFFDFVDAHGPGFSALMRGGPAVGSSTTNALVDSVRQIAYEQILSHLGVTDPPPRLELVVRSWISLSESTALIWLDGRRIPREELERQLVHDFAALTAVSAAYDDELRILLRPVLGGEPAGGPFGDLATRLIALAS; encoded by the coding sequence ATGACTACCGGGGTTCGTCGCAGAATGGGAGTCGAGGAGCGTCGGCAGCAGTTGATCGGCGTCGCCCTCGAACTGTTCGCCCAGCGTTCGCCGGACGAGGTCTCGATCGACGAGATAGCCGCCGCCGCGGGGATCTCGCGCCCCCTCGTCTACCACTACTTCCCCGGCAAACTCAGCTTGTACGAGGCCGCGTTGAAGCGGGCGTCGGAGGATCTGGCGAGCCGTTTCACCGAGCCGCACGAGGGGCCGCTGGGCGCCCGGCTGCTGCGCGTGATGCACCGGTTCTTCGACTTCGTCGACGCCCACGGGCCCGGTTTCTCCGCCCTGATGCGCGGCGGTCCGGCGGTCGGCTCGTCGACGACGAACGCGCTCGTCGACTCGGTGCGCCAGATCGCCTACGAGCAGATCCTGTCGCATCTGGGCGTCACCGATCCGCCGCCACGGCTGGAACTGGTCGTCCGCTCCTGGATCTCGCTCTCCGAATCGACCGCGCTGATCTGGCTGGACGGGCGGCGCATCCCGCGCGAGGAGCTGGAACGCCAGCTCGTGCACGACTTCGCCGCCCTGACCGCCGTCAGCGCGGCCTACGACGACGAGCTGCGCATCCTGCTGCGGCCGGTGCTGGGCGGCGAGCCCGCGGGCGGCCCCTTCGGCGACCTGGCCACCCGGCTGATCGCCCTCGCGTCCTGA
- a CDS encoding 5-carboxymethyl-2-hydroxymuconate Delta-isomerase — translation MPQITVEVSSGLDHVDWRAFALELHPVVVETAAARLEACKTRVLRTEADVVGAVAADGDGGPAIVNLTIALLAGRTDETKARLTESALELLRKHIAPADGVSLHVSAEVRDLDPSYRKFEA, via the coding sequence ATGCCGCAGATCACCGTCGAAGTCTCCTCCGGGCTCGACCACGTCGACTGGCGCGCGTTCGCGCTGGAACTGCACCCCGTCGTCGTGGAGACGGCGGCCGCCAGGCTGGAGGCGTGCAAGACGCGGGTCCTGCGCACCGAGGCGGACGTCGTCGGAGCCGTCGCGGCGGACGGCGACGGAGGTCCTGCGATCGTCAATCTCACGATCGCCCTGCTGGCCGGCCGGACCGACGAGACGAAGGCCCGGCTCACCGAATCCGCCCTGGAACTGCTGCGCAAGCACATCGCGCCGGCCGACGGCGTGAGCCTGCACGTGTCCGCCGAGGTGCGCGACCTCGACCCGTCGTACCGCAAGTTCGAGGCCTGA